One stretch of Eupeodes corollae chromosome 2, idEupCoro1.1, whole genome shotgun sequence DNA includes these proteins:
- the LOC129945307 gene encoding uncharacterized protein LOC129945307, with amino-acid sequence METPTTISDEYQEAENYLYRQAQLESYAKEVRILEAKDNLPYKEGKGLDASSNIYTLSPYLDNEKILRVRGRIDAAVGVSLGMKRPILLDRQTYLTGLIIQHYHEQYHHLNNETVINELRQRFWIPKIRVAVKHAIKNCQMCKIKKAVPQAPIMGDLPAARLSTFSRPFSFSGIDYFGPMTVAIGRRTEKRWGVIITCLTTRAIHIELENSLSSDSCILAIKRFTARRGIPLEFFSDNGTNFHGADRELQQAASISQSLAAEFTCSTTKWTFIPPSSPHMGGSWERMVRATKTVLKQVMPTRNPSDELLHSMMIEVERIINCHPLTYVPVETENDEALTPNHFLLGSSDGSKVDSIPTEEGILLRKNWMKVQQYANIFWKRWINEYLPTLTRRTKWHAPTKPIEKGDIVIVVDDSNPRNLWPKGRILDTVISKNSGQVRQVTVQTNSGIYVRPAVKIAVLDVFKDGKPTKDVVVPEGSVGNTATTSKTPPSSELLNLQMI; translated from the exons atggaaACGCCTACTACGATCTCAG ATGAGTACCAAGAAGCTGAAAACTATCTTTATCGCCAAGCACAACTGGAATCATATGCCAAAGAAGTAAGAATTCTCGAGGCCAAAGACAACTTACCATATAAAGAGGGAAAAGGGCTTGATGCAAGTAGCAACATTTATACTCTTTCACCGTATTTAGACAACGAAAAGATCCTTCGCGTTCGTGGACGAATTGATGCTGCTGTTGGGGTATCACTAGGCATGAAAAGACCGATTCTTCTCGATAGACAGACTTACCTCACCGGTCTTATTATTCAACACTATCATGAGCAATATCATCATTTGAATAATGAGACAGTAATAAATGAGTTACGCCAAAGGTTCTGGATACCAAAGATACGTGTCGCTGTTAAACATGCAATCAAAAACTGCCAGATGTGCAAGATTAAGAAAGCAGTTCCACAAGCACCGATAATGGGAGATCTTCCAGCAGCAAGGCTCTCAACATTCTCTCGGCCTTTTTCATTTTCCGGAATCGACTATTTTGGCCCAATGACAGTTGCAATCGGAAGACGAACTGAGAAACGCTGGGGTGTGATTATCACTTGCCTAACAACACGAGCCATCCACATCGAACTGGAAAACAGTCTCTCGTCTGATTCTTGCATATTGGCCATAAAGCGTTTCACAGCTAGACGTGGAATTCCATTAGAATTCTTCAGCGATAATGGCACTAATTTCCACGGAGCTGACCGTGAACTTCAGCAAGCGGCAAGTATATCACAGAGCCTGGCTGCAGAATTTACCTGTTCTACCACAAAATGGACTTTCATTCCCCCATCATCGCCTCACATGGGAGGAAGTTGGGAGAGAATGGTTCGAGCAACAAAAACTGTGCTGAAACAAGTTATGCCAACACGCAATCCATCTGATGAACTTTTACATAGCATGATGATCGAAGTTGAACGAATCATTAATTGCCATCCGTTGACATACGTTCCAGTAGAGACTGAAAATGATGAGGCGTTAACACCAAACCATTTCCTTCTTGGATCATCCGATGGAAGCAAAGTTGACAGTATACCAACTGAAGAAGGAATACTCTTGCGAAAAAATTGGATGAAAGTACAGCAATATGCCAATATCTTCTGGAAGCGATGGATCAATGAGTACCTTCCTACTCTCACCCGCAGGACTAAATGGCATGCACCAACAAAACCCATTGAGAAGGGAGATATTGTTATCGTCGTAGATGATTCTAACCCGAGAAATCTGTGGCCGAAAGGACGAATACTGGACACAGTCATCAGCAAGAATAGTGGACAAGTCCGACAAGTTACCGTACAGACAAATTCTGGAATCTACGTTCGCCCAGCAGTTAAAATAGCCGTTCTTGATGTTTTTAAGGATGGTAAGCCAACGAAGGACGTCGTCGTACCGGAGGGGAGTGTTGGCAATACTGCCACCACATCAAAAACGCCACCAAGCAGCGAACTTTTGAACCTCCAGATGATATGA